A window of Pararhodobacter sp. genomic DNA:
GCCGAGTGGAACCGTTTTCCAATGTTGAACCCCGGCGCAAGGGCTTGATGCTCTGCGCCGCCGGTCAGGGCCGAGGGCTCATATTGAATCGTCAGGCCGCAGGTGAAGGGCAGGTTGTTCTCGAATTCGCGGGCGACGCGAGGCCGGGTGTCGGCGTCTTCACGGCTGACCTTTTCGCCAACGACGCGCGCCCATTCGTGGTCGAATTCCACCAGACCCTTGGCTGCCGCGCGGCGTTCCGCGGTATAGCTATGCAAGAGCGAGGGGTCCGACCGCCCGGTCAGCACCGAGATCAGCTTCCAGCCCATGTTGAACGTATCGCCCATCGACACGTTCATCCCCTGCCCCGCCTTGGGGCTGTGCGTGTGGCAGGCATCCCCGGCCAGCATCACGCGCGGCGACCGGGTGGCGATCTGATCGGCGGGCACGTCGTCGAACCTGTCGGTCAACCGGTGGCCCACTTCGTAGATCGACCACCAGACGACCTCTTTGACGTCCAGTGTGTAGGGGGCAAAGATGCGCTGCGCCTTGTCGATGATGGTCGTGGCATCCATGCCGCGTTCGGCGACGCGCTCCTCCTCGCCCAGCCGATCCAGTTCCACATAGAGCCGCACAAGATAGCCCCCTTCGCGTGGCAAGATCATCAGCGTGCCCGCCGTTTCCGACCGCACGAAGGATTTGACCCGCCAATCGGGGAAATCAGTGACCGCCAGCAGGTCGATCACCCCCCAGGCCTGATGCGCCGCGTCGCCATGCAGCGCGCCACCAATGGCGCGGCGCACGTTGCTGCGCGCGCCATCACACCCGACGACATAATTGGCGCGCACCGTCTCACGCTGGCCCTCGCGCCCCGGTGCCGTGTGTTCCAGCGTGACGGTGACAGGGTGATCGTCGGTGGTGGGATCAACCGTCAGGTCGGTGACGCGCAGCCCATAGTCCGGCTCCAACCGGGTTGGCGAATGGCGCATGATATCGAGGAACATGTCGTGAATGCGGGCCTGATTGATCAGGATATGCGGCATCTCGGAGGTTCCGTCCGGCACGTCCTGCACACGCGCGGCACGCTGAAGGCGACCGTTGCTCGGAGTCCAGAAGGTCGTCTCGTTGATCCA
This region includes:
- a CDS encoding FAD-dependent monooxygenase, whose protein sequence is MQYHLNGFRPGDPDLKAAAPNAHDRTNGLPRTVDVVIAGTGPAGLCLAAQLAGVPSIRTMIVDPKAGPMEKGQADGISVRSMEMFQAFGFADKVKRESIWINETTFWTPSNGRLQRAARVQDVPDGTSEMPHILINQARIHDMFLDIMRHSPTRLEPDYGLRVTDLTVDPTTDDHPVTVTLEHTAPGREGQRETVRANYVVGCDGARSNVRRAIGGALHGDAAHQAWGVIDLLAVTDFPDWRVKSFVRSETAGTLMILPREGGYLVRLYVELDRLGEEERVAERGMDATTIIDKAQRIFAPYTLDVKEVVWWSIYEVGHRLTDRFDDVPADQIATRSPRVMLAGDACHTHSPKAGQGMNVSMGDTFNMGWKLISVLTGRSDPSLLHSYTAERRAAAKGLVEFDHEWARVVGEKVSREDADTRPRVAREFENNLPFTCGLTIQYEPSALTGGAEHQALAPGFNIGKRFHSAPVVRLADAKPMQLGHCLEAGMQWHLFAFAGAGDTGQPGGAVADLCDWLDSDPASPIVAHTRAGDDIDAVIDLRAVFQSGFRDLDYGAMPAALRPHKGQYGLCDYEKIFCIDPKRGEDIYAQRGINRDAGCLVIVRPDQYVAHVLPLAARAELTAFFAGFLRPAS